In Thermococcus sp. MV5, the following are encoded in one genomic region:
- a CDS encoding M20/M25/M40 family metallo-hydrolase: MGVLELLSELVKFDTTNDPGKGIKPPKECPQFIRDTLASWGIESELIERNGYYGVYGEIGKGKPKLLFMAHFDVVPVNREEWETEPFELTIKGDKAYGRGSADDKSNVAAVMLAIRELSKMDLNGKVLFAFTGDEEVGGALAMHIAERLKERENLPEYMINADGIGMRPIIRRRKGFGVSITVPAEKTIIKGILKETTFKINTPVIETRHAAYFLPGVDTHPMISLSHFLRNTNFIAVSLEGRFLKSNVIPSEVTLKYLEPGEGENVEVDLGLTKLLRAIVPLVRASIKSEKYSDYGVSITPNLYSSQNGKHTLKLDIRMMGHSQVEIEKALKEILDFNIPEAKLIVKSNEKAGYLFTHPEERIVRSMLETLREFGESVEPIEGPGAADSRFFTPYGVKAIDFGPKGGNIHGPNEYVSIESLKILPEVYKRVALKLHSKASFFRK, encoded by the coding sequence ATGGGGGTACTTGAGCTTCTTTCTGAGCTTGTAAAATTTGACACAACAAATGACCCGGGGAAGGGAATAAAACCACCAAAAGAATGCCCTCAGTTCATAAGGGATACTTTAGCTTCATGGGGAATTGAAAGTGAATTAATAGAGAGAAATGGCTACTATGGTGTCTACGGAGAAATTGGAAAAGGAAAACCAAAATTGCTTTTCATGGCCCACTTTGATGTTGTTCCAGTGAATAGGGAAGAATGGGAGACAGAACCCTTTGAACTAACGATTAAGGGGGATAAGGCTTATGGTAGAGGAAGTGCTGACGATAAATCAAATGTTGCTGCAGTGATGCTTGCTATTAGGGAACTCTCAAAAATGGATCTTAATGGAAAAGTTTTGTTTGCATTTACTGGTGATGAGGAGGTAGGTGGAGCTCTAGCTATGCATATTGCTGAGAGACTCAAAGAGAGGGAAAACCTCCCAGAATACATGATAAATGCCGATGGAATTGGAATGAGGCCAATAATCCGAAGGAGAAAAGGTTTTGGTGTTTCTATAACTGTTCCTGCAGAAAAAACCATAATTAAAGGAATTCTAAAGGAGACAACCTTTAAAATAAATACTCCAGTAATTGAAACACGACACGCTGCGTATTTCCTTCCAGGAGTTGATACTCATCCAATGATATCTCTTTCTCATTTCTTGAGGAATACAAACTTTATTGCAGTAAGTCTCGAAGGTAGATTCCTAAAGTCCAATGTGATTCCAAGTGAGGTGACTCTAAAATATCTTGAACCAGGAGAGGGAGAAAATGTAGAGGTTGATTTGGGGTTAACTAAACTCTTAAGGGCTATTGTTCCATTAGTTAGAGCCTCAATAAAATCAGAAAAATACAGTGATTATGGCGTTTCAATAACTCCCAACCTCTATTCCTCTCAAAATGGAAAACACACTCTCAAACTCGATATACGAATGATGGGGCATTCACAGGTAGAAATTGAAAAAGCGCTAAAGGAAATACTGGATTTCAATATCCCAGAGGCGAAACTCATAGTAAAAAGCAATGAAAAGGCTGGTTACCTCTTTACTCATCCAGAAGAGAGAATAGTAAGATCAATGCTGGAAACGCTCAGAGAATTTGGTGAAAGTGTGGAACCCATTGAAGGACCCGGGGCAGCAGATTCTAGGTTCTTCACGCCTTACGGGGTTAAAGCAATAGACTTTGGTCCCAAAGGTGGAAATATCCATGGGCCAAATGAATATGTAAGTATAGAATCGCTCAAAATATTGCCTGAAGTGTACAAGAGAGTTGCACTTAAGTTACACTCGAAAGCCTCGTTTTTTAGGAAGTAG
- the cysS gene encoding cysteine--tRNA ligase codes for MKVYNTMTKQKEEFRPLREGEVRMYVCGPTVYDYTHLGHARTYIAFDVIRRYLEHKGYSVLMVMNFTDIDDKIIRRAQETGEDPNELAERFLNFFLEDMKSLKVKPADIYPRVTEHIQDIIEFVRKLEERGYAYEGSDGVYFEVRKYGEYGKLSKINLEDLRKGARVEPGEGKRNPEDFALWKKAKPGEPKWDSPWGEGRPGWHIECSTMSTKYLGESFDIHGGGNDLIFPHHENEIAQTEACTGVEWVRYWLHTGFVMVKGEKMSKSLGNFVTIRELLERYSPEVIRFFVLQKHYRSPLDYTEEGIQHARNNLERLYNTIENIRIAMEKAEIPFKWEKEEFELYEVIREAKKKFYEAMDDDFNTAEAMKPIFEVANAVNVYLTKVEKPKESVLRKAIEFFRIISEVFGIFEEYFKEAKESKEEELIELLIEVRSALRKQRSFELADKIRAELRELGIQLEDTPEGTIWKRINV; via the coding sequence ATGAAAGTTTACAACACGATGACAAAGCAGAAAGAGGAATTCAGACCTTTGAGAGAAGGCGAGGTCAGGATGTACGTTTGTGGGCCCACAGTTTATGATTACACTCATCTTGGACATGCAAGGACCTACATAGCTTTTGATGTGATAAGACGGTACCTGGAACATAAAGGATATAGTGTCTTAATGGTGATGAATTTCACTGATATAGATGATAAGATCATAAGAAGGGCGCAAGAAACGGGAGAAGACCCAAACGAACTTGCAGAGAGGTTTTTAAACTTCTTTTTGGAGGACATGAAGTCGTTGAAGGTTAAACCCGCTGATATTTATCCGAGAGTTACAGAGCACATTCAGGATATAATCGAGTTTGTCAGAAAACTTGAGGAAAGGGGATACGCATATGAAGGTAGTGACGGTGTTTATTTTGAAGTTAGAAAATATGGAGAATATGGCAAGCTAAGTAAAATAAATCTTGAAGACCTCAGAAAAGGAGCAAGAGTCGAGCCAGGAGAAGGGAAGAGAAATCCTGAGGATTTTGCTCTCTGGAAGAAGGCTAAACCTGGAGAACCAAAATGGGACAGCCCATGGGGAGAAGGAAGGCCTGGGTGGCATATAGAATGTTCTACCATGAGCACAAAATACCTTGGAGAGAGCTTTGACATCCATGGTGGTGGAAATGACTTGATCTTCCCTCATCATGAAAACGAAATAGCACAGACAGAGGCATGCACGGGAGTAGAATGGGTTCGCTATTGGCTTCACACAGGCTTTGTGATGGTAAAAGGAGAGAAAATGAGTAAAAGCCTTGGAAACTTTGTCACTATAAGAGAACTTCTTGAAAGATACTCACCTGAAGTTATAAGGTTCTTTGTCCTTCAAAAGCACTACCGTTCTCCTCTTGATTATACAGAAGAAGGAATTCAACATGCAAGAAATAACCTTGAACGTTTGTATAACACTATCGAGAATATAAGAATAGCAATGGAAAAAGCCGAGATACCGTTCAAATGGGAGAAAGAGGAATTTGAGCTCTATGAGGTTATAAGAGAAGCTAAGAAGAAGTTCTATGAGGCCATGGATGATGACTTCAATACTGCTGAGGCCATGAAGCCTATATTTGAAGTTGCAAATGCTGTAAACGTCTATCTCACAAAAGTTGAGAAACCAAAAGAAAGTGTACTGAGAAAAGCCATTGAGTTCTTCAGAATAATAAGTGAAGTTTTCGGGATCTTTGAGGAATACTTTAAGGAAGCTAAAGAGAGCAAAGAAGAAGAACTCATAGAGTTGCTCATTGAGGTAAGAAGTGCACTTAGGAAGCAGAGGAGCTTTGAATTGGCAGATAAGATAAGGGCAGAACTCAGAGAACTAGGAATTCAGCTTGAAGATACCCCTGAAGGAACAATTTGGAAGAGGATAAATGTTTAA
- a CDS encoding peptidylprolyl isomerase yields the protein MKVAKKDVIKLHYIGKIKETGEIFDTTYEDVAKEAGIYNEKGIYGPVPIAVGAGHVIKGLDEALEGLEVGKKYTLEIPPEKAFGKRDPKLIKTFTIGQFRRQGIYPFPGLDVEIETESGKKLKGRVMSVSSGRVRVDFNHPFAGKTAVYEVEILEKIEDPIEKVKALIDLRIPRIDFEKVQIEVGEKDVKIDFGEQTLDPRTLVLGEILLESDLKFLGYETVKFKPTVEDLLKPPEVKIEEEKAEKAEPEVEKKAEEVPEEITKEAEEVKEIGEANEENTVENETKEE from the coding sequence ATGAAAGTGGCAAAGAAGGATGTAATAAAGCTCCACTACATTGGAAAGATCAAAGAGACTGGAGAGATATTTGATACAACTTATGAGGACGTTGCAAAAGAAGCTGGCATTTACAATGAAAAAGGCATTTACGGACCAGTGCCAATAGCAGTGGGTGCTGGACATGTTATAAAAGGCCTTGACGAAGCTTTAGAAGGCCTAGAAGTTGGGAAGAAGTACACTCTTGAGATCCCCCCAGAAAAGGCCTTCGGAAAGAGAGATCCCAAACTCATAAAAACATTTACAATAGGCCAGTTCAGAAGACAAGGCATTTATCCATTCCCTGGGCTTGATGTGGAAATAGAAACAGAAAGTGGAAAGAAACTCAAAGGAAGAGTTATGAGCGTTTCAAGTGGTAGAGTAAGAGTTGACTTTAACCACCCATTTGCTGGGAAAACTGCAGTATACGAAGTCGAGATTCTTGAAAAAATCGAAGACCCAATAGAGAAAGTAAAAGCTCTAATAGACCTTAGAATCCCAAGAATCGACTTTGAAAAAGTGCAGATTGAAGTTGGCGAGAAGGATGTAAAGATAGACTTCGGAGAACAAACATTAGATCCAAGAACCCTTGTACTGGGCGAGATACTTTTAGAAAGTGACCTCAAGTTCTTGGGTTACGAAACAGTGAAATTCAAGCCTACAGTTGAAGATCTTCTAAAACCCCCAGAAGTTAAAATTGAAGAAGAGAAAGCCGAAAAAGCTGAACCTGAGGTAGAGAAGAAAGCTGAAGAAGTACCAGAAGAAATCACTAAGGAAGCTGAAGAAGTCAAAGAAATTGGGGAAGCCAATGAAGAAAACACCGTAGAGAATGAAACCAAAGAAGAATGA
- a CDS encoding phosphoribosyltransferase, producing the protein MKKFPAYLASWDDIERWAKEGATKILEKEWRPDVVVGLARGGWIAARLYCDYIGVKDLVSIKVEHWGVTATPDGRARLKYGTQYEFEGKKVLIVDDIADTGESLTLAKNYVESKNPAEIKVATLLTIKTSKFQPDYFGEEIDWAWIVFPWNFVEDMINLVNNLFEERETLTLDEIVELFKELHGMEVPKEKLEEALRFAQMRKIFKSDGQSWRKA; encoded by the coding sequence ATGAAAAAGTTTCCAGCATACTTAGCTTCTTGGGACGATATAGAAAGATGGGCTAAAGAAGGTGCAACAAAGATTCTTGAGAAAGAGTGGAGACCAGACGTTGTTGTAGGTCTTGCAAGGGGAGGTTGGATTGCTGCAAGGCTCTACTGTGATTATATTGGGGTTAAAGACCTTGTAAGCATTAAGGTAGAGCATTGGGGAGTCACGGCAACTCCAGATGGAAGAGCGAGACTGAAATATGGAACTCAGTATGAGTTTGAAGGTAAAAAAGTTTTAATAGTTGATGATATAGCCGACACAGGAGAAAGCCTGACTCTTGCAAAGAACTATGTTGAGAGCAAAAACCCAGCTGAAATCAAAGTTGCAACGCTCTTGACAATCAAAACCTCGAAGTTCCAGCCAGATTATTTTGGAGAAGAGATTGATTGGGCGTGGATAGTGTTTCCATGGAATTTTGTTGAGGATATGATAAACCTCGTAAATAACCTCTTTGAGGAGAGGGAAACTCTCACTCTGGATGAAATAGTTGAGTTGTTTAAAGAATTACATGGTATGGAGGTTCCAAAAGAAAAGCTTGAGGAGGCCTTGAGATTTGCCCAGATGAGAAAGATATTTAAATCAGATGGGCAATCTTGGCGCAAAGCCTAA
- a CDS encoding DUF4932 domain-containing protein translates to MKRELTAILLLLIFLPSANAYQFEQNNVLIKINPNEELLSITYYLAFGHDEFVINRREYVNDVEMWFGKYRDHEAVKMLKDYFKDATTIPERDYKLFVLDAYLLQFSEPPEMRRIYTNWQDLELDKIVNVLRNFSRDTNFMEFFKAHEDCYSKDLQLYSSAITFLPPDEFMKPYMNLTKVRFEFHFPYLVCIHGHSFREEVNETKIYGSGGIPPLVRRNPPKTYWGFLRAKDTIFGLPLNSVYLNNSEFDKLWVLEFIYHELGHDITTEKLDEYYGYKVKPLQYLESIIEEDMPYLAIYDIHFWGDTGMIYESFADAWAYFALSKINKDYAELSLQMEKAWGEFWIEEIISLYEKYSKIAIEENEPLDEYILNILTELSEKVPNEKAKEIYEKEVPVTPLRALEDVVREGEVLIVYGTQNPDKNGVEYDKETAKIIRNYLQTFYSQWPGEIKIEIKADINLTQEDLKKDIILVRGPLSNKIVDQLDEEFPLRFVFSNGSWILVKNAEFENVRTFLITNQSIKETKFIQKSYYSSVSLIMSIRNPYREDNYIVWIAGVDRYRTRKYKNPTYYLVSYQIYDGTNIEDGFYVYS, encoded by the coding sequence ATGAAACGGGAATTAACGGCAATTTTACTACTTTTAATATTCCTTCCAAGTGCTAATGCATACCAGTTTGAGCAAAATAATGTTCTAATAAAGATAAATCCAAATGAAGAGTTGCTCTCTATAACTTATTATCTTGCATTTGGTCATGACGAATTTGTGATCAATAGAAGAGAGTACGTTAATGATGTGGAAATGTGGTTTGGAAAATACAGAGACCACGAAGCTGTGAAGATGCTCAAAGATTATTTCAAAGATGCAACGACTATTCCAGAAAGAGACTATAAACTGTTCGTTCTTGATGCTTATCTTTTGCAGTTTTCAGAACCTCCCGAAATGAGAAGGATTTATACCAATTGGCAAGACCTAGAGCTCGATAAGATAGTTAATGTTTTAAGGAACTTCTCCCGAGACACAAACTTCATGGAGTTCTTTAAAGCACATGAGGACTGTTACAGCAAGGATTTGCAACTCTATAGCTCTGCGATAACCTTTCTTCCCCCAGATGAGTTCATGAAACCCTATATGAATCTAACAAAAGTGCGTTTTGAATTCCACTTTCCATATCTAGTCTGCATTCACGGACACAGCTTTAGAGAGGAAGTTAATGAAACAAAAATATATGGTTCTGGTGGGATACCGCCGTTGGTTAGAAGGAATCCGCCAAAGACTTACTGGGGATTTCTTAGAGCAAAAGACACAATATTTGGTCTTCCATTGAACAGTGTTTATCTAAACAATAGTGAATTCGATAAATTGTGGGTTTTAGAGTTTATTTATCATGAACTTGGGCACGATATTACTACAGAAAAACTTGATGAATATTATGGCTACAAAGTTAAGCCTCTTCAGTATTTAGAAAGCATAATAGAAGAAGATATGCCATACCTAGCCATCTACGACATTCATTTTTGGGGGGATACAGGGATGATATACGAAAGCTTCGCCGACGCATGGGCATACTTTGCCTTAAGTAAAATAAATAAAGATTATGCAGAGCTTTCTCTCCAAATGGAAAAAGCGTGGGGTGAGTTCTGGATCGAAGAAATAATATCCCTCTATGAAAAGTATTCAAAGATTGCCATTGAGGAAAATGAGCCTCTTGATGAGTACATTTTAAACATACTAACTGAACTGAGTGAAAAAGTTCCGAACGAGAAAGCTAAGGAGATTTATGAGAAAGAAGTCCCAGTAACACCTCTAAGAGCACTAGAGGATGTAGTTAGAGAAGGAGAAGTTTTGATAGTCTACGGTACCCAAAACCCAGATAAAAATGGAGTGGAGTACGACAAGGAGACTGCAAAGATAATAAGAAACTACCTTCAAACTTTCTATTCTCAGTGGCCTGGAGAAATAAAAATTGAAATAAAGGCTGATATAAACCTTACCCAAGAAGACCTTAAGAAAGATATAATTCTGGTAAGAGGTCCTTTAAGCAATAAAATTGTAGATCAGCTTGATGAAGAATTTCCCCTAAGATTTGTATTCTCAAACGGAAGCTGGATTTTGGTGAAAAATGCAGAATTTGAAAATGTAAGGACATTTTTGATAACAAATCAGAGTATAAAAGAGACCAAATTCATCCAAAAGAGTTATTATTCGTCAGTTTCCCTTATCATGAGTATAAGGAATCCCTATAGAGAGGACAACTATATAGTGTGGATTGCAGGAGTAGACAGGTATAGAACAAGAAAATACAAAAATCCAACATACTACCTAGTAAGCTACCAAATATACGACGGAACGAATATAGAGGACGGATTCTATGTTTATTCATGA
- a CDS encoding DUF4097 family beta strand repeat-containing protein, protein MIEVVEREYKMRPGMKLKLGNINGYVKMEGYEGDTLKLRAEKKWGLLGAEPKIKIKKEGDTLVIKVKQKRSFGMSIGESAVNFELLIPREVEVEVASVNGSITVKNISKAGKIATVNGRIHVENVEAKKISTVNGTIKVLMAKINNDAGISTVNGSIEVYVSRNANVEVKASTVNGKINTDMPGEISKTHIYGPKSFTGVLGEGRHKLKISAVNGSVTIKLR, encoded by the coding sequence ATGATTGAAGTAGTTGAGAGAGAATACAAAATGAGGCCCGGGATGAAGTTAAAGCTTGGTAATATAAACGGCTATGTAAAAATGGAAGGTTATGAGGGAGATACATTAAAACTCAGGGCTGAGAAAAAGTGGGGCCTTTTAGGCGCTGAACCTAAGATAAAAATCAAAAAAGAAGGAGACACACTCGTAATAAAAGTGAAACAGAAAAGAAGCTTTGGCATGAGTATTGGTGAAAGTGCGGTTAATTTTGAGCTCCTTATTCCGAGGGAAGTCGAAGTTGAGGTCGCAAGTGTTAACGGCTCGATAACTGTTAAAAACATTTCAAAAGCGGGCAAAATAGCCACGGTGAATGGAAGGATACATGTTGAAAATGTTGAAGCTAAGAAAATTTCGACCGTAAATGGGACAATAAAGGTCTTAATGGCGAAAATCAACAATGATGCTGGTATATCTACAGTGAATGGTAGTATTGAAGTCTATGTTTCAAGAAACGCCAATGTGGAAGTTAAAGCAAGTACTGTAAATGGAAAGATAAATACTGACATGCCAGGAGAGATTTCAAAGACGCATATTTACGGACCAAAATCATTCACGGGAGTTCTTGGAGAGGGGAGACACAAACTGAAGATATCTGCAGTGAATGGGAGTGTTACAATTAAGCTGAGATGA
- a CDS encoding prolyl oligopeptidase family serine peptidase, producing MEDPYLWMENLSDERVLKFIEEENARFREFIGDIPDKLIDEVRKYYYLPNIWRAQLTERGIFVQINEKGRQLIKLFDTGEVIVDSKELEKELNDEVLLQGFTVDKEGKRLAYNFSIGGADEGITRIIDLKSREILEEIKPSLWNIVFLDDGYYFARFYRKEKTPDGMEPPAERVFLKKGDKERMIFGDGLPSGYFMNLQKSTDGKWAMLTVTFGWNKADIYFGPINKPEEWKKVYSSKAPAYPIDYKDKKLYIYTREGKGVGKIVVLEGEEIKEIIPEKEFPLEWAVIVEDKILTGYMVHASSLLRAFTLDGTLIEEIKFEMPGQVHPLDNDGKNVLLRYESFTVPYRVYRFSERLELVDEIKLKDNFKVEESFATSRDGTKIHYFTVKGEKDEKKAWVFGYGGFNIPLLPRFFPHAVPFIKRGGTFVMANLRGGSEYGEEWHRAGMRENKQNVFDDFIAVLEKLKREGYRVAAWGRSNGGLLVSATLVQRPNVMDAALIGYPVIDMLRFHKLYIGSVWILEYGNPDDPKDREFLLKYSPYHNIDPTKKYPPTLIYTGLYDDRVHPAHALKFAKKLKDVGAPVYLRVETKSGHMGASAETRVKELTDMLAFVIKVLYI from the coding sequence ATGGAAGATCCATACCTCTGGATGGAAAACCTAAGTGATGAGAGAGTGTTAAAGTTCATAGAGGAAGAAAACGCGCGCTTTAGAGAATTCATTGGAGATATTCCAGACAAACTTATAGACGAGGTTAGGAAGTACTATTACCTACCCAACATCTGGAGAGCTCAGCTTACAGAAAGGGGAATCTTTGTGCAGATAAACGAGAAGGGCAGACAACTCATAAAACTCTTCGACACAGGAGAAGTAATAGTGGACTCAAAGGAACTTGAAAAAGAACTTAACGACGAGGTCCTTCTACAAGGATTTACTGTAGATAAAGAAGGGAAAAGATTAGCCTACAATTTCTCTATTGGTGGAGCCGATGAAGGAATAACAAGAATAATCGACTTAAAAAGTAGAGAGATCTTAGAGGAGATAAAGCCATCTCTATGGAACATTGTCTTCCTTGACGATGGGTATTATTTTGCTCGGTTCTATAGAAAAGAGAAAACACCCGATGGAATGGAGCCTCCAGCAGAGAGGGTTTTCCTTAAGAAAGGAGACAAAGAAAGGATGATATTTGGTGACGGTCTACCTTCAGGGTATTTTATGAACCTGCAGAAAAGCACAGATGGAAAATGGGCAATGTTAACAGTTACCTTTGGATGGAACAAAGCCGATATATACTTTGGGCCCATAAATAAGCCAGAAGAATGGAAAAAAGTGTATTCAAGTAAAGCCCCTGCTTATCCAATAGACTACAAAGATAAAAAGCTCTACATATATACTAGAGAAGGAAAAGGAGTTGGAAAAATAGTCGTACTCGAGGGAGAGGAAATAAAAGAGATTATTCCAGAAAAAGAATTTCCCCTTGAATGGGCCGTTATAGTAGAAGATAAGATACTTACTGGCTACATGGTTCATGCATCCTCACTCCTGAGGGCCTTCACATTAGATGGGACACTTATAGAGGAGATAAAATTTGAGATGCCTGGTCAAGTCCATCCACTTGACAACGATGGGAAAAATGTTCTCCTTAGATATGAAAGCTTTACAGTACCCTATAGGGTTTACAGATTTAGTGAGAGACTCGAGCTTGTAGATGAAATCAAATTGAAAGACAATTTTAAAGTAGAAGAAAGCTTCGCAACTTCAAGGGATGGGACTAAAATCCATTATTTCACTGTTAAGGGAGAAAAGGATGAGAAAAAAGCTTGGGTCTTTGGGTATGGTGGCTTCAACATACCGCTCTTGCCAAGGTTCTTCCCCCATGCAGTTCCCTTCATTAAAAGGGGCGGAACCTTTGTTATGGCAAACCTAAGAGGAGGAAGCGAATACGGCGAAGAGTGGCACAGAGCTGGCATGCGAGAAAACAAACAGAATGTATTTGACGATTTTATAGCAGTTCTAGAGAAGCTTAAGAGAGAGGGATATAGAGTTGCTGCATGGGGAAGAAGCAATGGAGGTCTTTTAGTCTCAGCAACACTTGTTCAAAGGCCCAATGTTATGGATGCAGCTTTAATTGGATATCCCGTTATAGACATGCTCCGCTTCCACAAGCTTTACATTGGAAGTGTGTGGATTCTAGAATATGGAAATCCAGACGACCCAAAGGACAGAGAGTTCCTTCTCAAGTATTCTCCATACCATAACATCGATCCAACCAAAAAATACCCACCAACACTAATTTACACTGGACTATACGATGATAGAGTCCATCCAGCTCATGCATTAAAGTTTGCAAAGAAGCTCAAAGACGTTGGTGCACCCGTTTACTTAAGAGTGGAAACAAAGAGCGGACACATGGGGGCCTCAGCAGAGACAAGAGTTAAAGAGCTCACGGACATGCTTGCTTTTGTTATTAAAGTACTTTACATCTAA
- the mrtA gene encoding CPBP family archaeomyxosortase MrtA, with product MKSSFTLYLVGIFLVILSRHLGTNIYEWAFYNTLFYVVIPIIAAYPLGFKLNEMGFKFGKKEGYKWAFMLFFMALPISMYASRLDAFRDYYPIFTYTSWLEFLFKELLIGVIMFAHEAFYRGILLFPLSKENEWVGILAQNIPYTFVHIGKPALEVPYSFFAGIAFAKIDLKSESFLPSFFLHWIGAIVFDILCIISA from the coding sequence TTGAAAAGCTCATTCACCCTCTATCTTGTCGGAATTTTTCTCGTGATTCTTAGTCGTCATTTAGGAACTAACATATATGAATGGGCTTTTTATAATACCCTCTTTTATGTGGTAATTCCCATTATAGCAGCATATCCCCTTGGGTTTAAGCTAAATGAGATGGGATTTAAATTTGGCAAAAAAGAAGGATATAAATGGGCGTTTATGCTTTTTTTCATGGCACTTCCTATAAGCATGTATGCCTCACGATTAGATGCCTTCAGAGATTATTATCCTATTTTCACCTACACGTCCTGGTTAGAGTTCCTCTTCAAAGAACTCCTCATCGGAGTTATAATGTTCGCCCATGAGGCATTTTACAGAGGAATATTGCTCTTTCCCCTGAGTAAGGAAAATGAATGGGTCGGCATACTCGCCCAGAATATCCCCTATACTTTTGTCCATATAGGAAAGCCAGCACTGGAGGTCCCTTATTCATTCTTTGCAGGAATAGCATTTGCAAAAATAGATTTAAAAAGTGAGAGCTTTCTACCAAGCTTTTTTCTTCACTGGATAGGTGCAATAGTGTTTGATATCCTCTGCATCATCTCAGCTTAA
- a CDS encoding L-2-amino-thiazoline-4-carboxylic acid hydrolase, protein MNEEKSSVQKMAEIMALLFYHLSKEVIDTFGEDGKKALERAIEKFGSERGENIRKYVLSKGLPLTLENLSKYYDMPLKEAWKSKGQVDERTYYSEVTFCPFAKVWKEKNAEEIGLIYCEQDVALMKVYNPDVEFKRPKNVLKGDEICLFDVRLKTKN, encoded by the coding sequence ATGAATGAAGAAAAGAGTAGTGTTCAAAAGATGGCCGAAATTATGGCCCTCCTCTTCTACCACCTTTCAAAAGAAGTTATAGACACTTTTGGAGAAGATGGCAAAAAAGCCTTGGAACGAGCTATAGAGAAATTTGGATCGGAAAGAGGCGAAAATATTAGAAAGTATGTTTTAAGCAAGGGGTTGCCTTTAACATTGGAAAACCTATCAAAATATTATGACATGCCATTGAAAGAAGCTTGGAAAAGTAAAGGACAAGTGGATGAGAGAACATACTACAGTGAGGTAACCTTTTGTCCTTTTGCAAAAGTCTGGAAGGAGAAAAATGCAGAGGAAATTGGCCTCATATACTGTGAGCAAGATGTTGCATTAATGAAAGTGTATAACCCCGATGTAGAGTTTAAAAGGCCCAAAAACGTGTTAAAAGGCGATGAAATATGTTTATTTGATGTGAGATTAAAAACTAAAAACTAA
- the dmpI gene encoding 4-oxalocrotonate tautomerase DmpI — MPTIIIEGPPISVEKKRELVKRFTEVASEIYGIEHITVLIKENSPENVGINGELLLDLKKKR; from the coding sequence ATGCCAACCATAATTATTGAAGGTCCCCCAATTAGTGTTGAGAAAAAGAGAGAGCTCGTGAAAAGGTTTACAGAAGTTGCATCAGAGATTTATGGGATAGAGCATATAACAGTACTCATAAAGGAAAATTCTCCCGAAAATGTCGGAATTAATGGGGAATTATTGTTGGATTTGAAAAAGAAGAGATGA